In a genomic window of Scyliorhinus torazame isolate Kashiwa2021f chromosome 5, sScyTor2.1, whole genome shotgun sequence:
- the LOC140421041 gene encoding BTB/POZ domain-containing protein KCTD8-like, which produces MAMPDNASSIMSSEEAPFPEIVELNVGGQVYITRYSTLLSVPDSLLSQMFGRKSGLGLARDGKGRFFIDRDGFLFRYILDYMRDQQLVLPDHFPERSRLQREAEYFALPELVKTLSPKLSKQNSINDDACPSDTEDGSPSTDAIRSITSATAAASGTSSEKRAGFITIGYRGSYTLGRDSQTDAKFRRVARIMVCGKTALAKEVFGETLNESRDPDRPPERYTSRYYLKFTFLEQAFDRLAEAGFHMVSCNSTGTCAFAHDQTDDKIWTSYTEYIFYRE; this is translated from the coding sequence ATGGCGATGCCAGATAACGCCAGCTCAATCATGAGCAGCGAGGAGGCACCTTTCCCTGAGATTGTCGAGCTGAATGTCGGCGGGCAGGTGTACATCACCCGCTACTCCACTCTGCTCAGTGTGCCTGACTCCCTCCTATCTCAGATGTTCGGGCGGAAAAGCGGCTTGGGGCTGGCGAGGGACGGGAAGGGACGTTTCTTCATCGACCGTGACGGCTTTCTGTTCCGTTACATTCTGGATTACATGCGGGACCAGCAGCTGGTGCTGCCCGACCACTTCCCCGAGAGGAGCCGGCTGCAGAGGGAGGCCGAGTACTTCGCACTTCCCGAACTGGTCAAAACGCTGAGTCCCAAACTCAGCAAACAGAACTCCATCAACGACGACGCCTgccccagtgacaccgaggatGGCTCGCCGAGCACGGATGCGATCCGCAGCATCACCTCGGCCACGGCTGCTGCCAGCGGCACCAGCAgcgagaagagggctggtttcatcaCCATCGGTTACCGGGGCTCCTACACACTGGGCAGGGACAGCCAGACAGACGCCAAATTCCGAAGAGTAGCCAGGATCATGGTGTGCGGGAAGACGGCTCTGGCCAAGGAGGTATTTGGGGAGACCCTGAACGAGAGCAGGGATCCGGACCGGCCTCCCGAGCGCTACACGTCCCGTTACTACCTGAAGTTTACTTTCCTGGAGCAGGCGTTTGACAGGTTGGCGGAGGCTGGCTTCCACATGGTGTCCTGTAACTCCACGGGGACCTGCGCCTTCGCTCACGATCAGACCGATGACAAGATATGGACCAGCTATACCGAATATATTTTCTACCGTGAGTGA